In the Aerosakkonema funiforme FACHB-1375 genome, AGGTAAGTAAAAATACTAATAGGAGTTTAGACTAACCGCGCCCTAAAGCGCGGTTAGTCTAAACTCCAGTTGTGATGACTGCTTTTTCATTGCAGTTAATTTTTAAATTTTCCATAAAGTTGGGCTGACTACAGAACAACCCCGATCCCCAAACACAAAACTTCGTGGTAGTCTGTTGCAGTTACAACTTGAAGAAATAAACACGGAACGAGTACGAGTTAAGAGGGAAATTCTACCGACGGGTGCTACCCCGTGCCTGACAAGGCAACATCAGTAGCAATCTCAACCTCGATTCCAGACAAGCCTATGAATGTAAAACTTTGCAGTAGCCTTATAGTCACCTTGCTCACAACTGGGTTGAGTACAATATCATCCTGTCAAGCACAAGCTCCCAACGCACTGGAACAAGAAACCAAAGCAAGTCATTTGAGAGCTTCTACCTCAGCTTCACCCCAGGAGAGTACTCGCTCAGTACATGGAGTAAAAGTGGGATCGCAATCCGAGCGTAATAGCCAGACCGATATCCCACAAAATAAGGCTAACTCGCCAGATGCAGATCGACCTGAGCCCTTGGCAAATGCACAGTCTGTAGATACAGTCAAAGTGGGCGAGTATCGATTGCGCCAGGGTAACGAGACACAAGCAGATGCGATCGCCAAAGTCGAACCTCATATGTGGGCAGGGCGTCAGGCTGCAACCCTTTACCTTCGGAATATTCCAGTTATCACCTTTATTGGTTCGGCTTCAGATAGCACCAGCGATATTAAAGTAGGGAAAGCTGGAGATGGCAAAGACACTCCTAGTGCTGAAAATGAAGCCGAAGTTGTCGAACCGAGATCTTCTGCCAACCAAGGGCAAAATTTCAGCGAACAAAGGCGACCCGGGCAATCTGAGAGCGATCCGGTTTGGCGGGCTAGTGTATTAGCAGCAAAGCTAAACCAGCTCAATCGCGACAACGTAGATGCTAATACGATCGCAGTTGTCTGGAATGGTGAGGCCAATTCTGTCTCAACAAGTCTACCCTCTTCCAGAACAAGACGTAACTCACAGCAAGAATTTCAGTCTGCGACTCGTAATAGACAAATCGGTGAAAGCTACATCATCAAAGTAAATGAGGAACAATTAGTCCAGATAGATGCAGAGACCAGGCTTCCAGACAGCACAAATAACCTAGCCCAAGATGCACTCCAAGTAACCAATCGCCTCCGACGACTGATCGGCAACGCCCCACCCTTAAGAGATATTGCGGGCAGACCCACAGCAAAACCAATCCAAATAGCCTTAACTACAGCTCCCGTTTTATCCCGCCTCAGAGGTTTGGCTTCCTGGTATGGCCCCGGCTTTCACGGCAGACGGAGTGCCAACGGAGAGATTTTCAATCAAAATGCTCTAACTGCTGCCCATCGCACATTGCCTTTTGGAACGCAAGTCCGGGTAACAAACCTTAACAACGGTCTTTCTGTTATTGTGCGAATTAACGATCGCGGCCCTTATGCAGGAAGGCGGATTATTGACCTTTCAGCAGCAGCAGCAAGGGTTTTGGGAATGATGCAAACAGGGGTAGCGCCAGTGAGCTTAGAAGTTCTCGGCAAATCGCAAACTGTAGCTGTAGAGCAAAATTACAGCGCTTTGCGCTGTAGTGAGGTACACTAAATATTCTGTAGCGATTTGTAATAAATTGGTTTACTAATTGCTACTGTACCTCATAACAGCGCAAAGCGCTGTAATTTCAGATTTCAGATTTCAGATTTATACAAAGAAAGCAATCTTCCCTTTGAAATCTGAAATTTGCGAAGTTTCCTTCGCGCTTCGCTATAAACTACTATCCTGAGAGTTGCGTGGAAACCTGGGGTTACTCGTGTACTTATGTACGACAGTTGCTGCCCTGCGCTGCTATCTGCGTCTGTGGCAGATCGAACAACGCCCGATCGAGCCAGAAGTCGGCTTAGTTCCTACTATGGGAGCTTTGCATTCCGGTCATCTGGCACTCATCGAACGCGCTCGACAACAAAATGACTTTGTGATAGTCAGCATATTTGTCAATCCGTTACAATTTGGCCCAACAGAGGATTTTCAAAAATATCCCCGTCAAATAGAACAAGATCGACAACTTTGTCAAAAGGCTGGGGTAGATCTTATTTTTGCCCCTACGGCTATAGAGCTAGGACTTGTAACCGCGACTGAATCAGCCACAACCGCTGTTTTTCCACCACAATCAATGACCTCGGTCTTGTGCGGACGTTCCCGCATCGGTCACTTTCAAGGAGTTGCCACAATCGTTACCAAGTTGTTGAACTTGATACAGCCTACAAGGGCGTATTTCGGTCAGAAGGATGCTCAGCAGCTTGCTATTATTCGACGTGTGGTGGCCGATCTGAATATACCAGTAGAGATTGTGTCCTTTCCGACAG is a window encoding:
- a CDS encoding septal ring lytic transglycosylase RlpA family protein; this translates as MNVKLCSSLIVTLLTTGLSTISSCQAQAPNALEQETKASHLRASTSASPQESTRSVHGVKVGSQSERNSQTDIPQNKANSPDADRPEPLANAQSVDTVKVGEYRLRQGNETQADAIAKVEPHMWAGRQAATLYLRNIPVITFIGSASDSTSDIKVGKAGDGKDTPSAENEAEVVEPRSSANQGQNFSEQRRPGQSESDPVWRASVLAAKLNQLNRDNVDANTIAVVWNGEANSVSTSLPSSRTRRNSQQEFQSATRNRQIGESYIIKVNEEQLVQIDAETRLPDSTNNLAQDALQVTNRLRRLIGNAPPLRDIAGRPTAKPIQIALTTAPVLSRLRGLASWYGPGFHGRRSANGEIFNQNALTAAHRTLPFGTQVRVTNLNNGLSVIVRINDRGPYAGRRIIDLSAAAARVLGMMQTGVAPVSLEVLGKSQTVAVEQNYSALRCSEVH